A portion of the Pedobacter cryoconitis genome contains these proteins:
- a CDS encoding ABC transporter permease, which translates to MMIFRLIGESFRFAADALRQNKLRTMLSLLGITIGIFTIIAVFSGVDTLRNKLQESVDKLGSNTLFVQKWPWGFGGDYPWWKYINRPDPSIRDYEALKERMGNVDGISFEASASNRTIKYRSSSVNGVTLNAGTQDYDKTWTLDFQEGRYFTESEGKSGAPVTIIGADVASGLFNGESAVGKQIKVMGRRLTIVGVFKKEGEDMIGMSQDKNVLIPLNLARGLFDVQNGNYGPQITVRGKANIPLEEVESELEGAMRSIHRTKPGAEEDFALNKTTMISNQLDMMFKMVRIAGWVIGGFSILVGGFGIANIMFVSVKERTNIIGIQKSLGAKNYFILLQFMFEAVALCVLGGLLGLFLVYSLTLVFTYVVKVEVVLYMKNVIMGIGISVVIGMISGFWPAFSASRLDPVEAIRS; encoded by the coding sequence ATGATGATATTCAGACTTATAGGTGAAAGTTTCAGGTTTGCTGCCGATGCACTCCGTCAGAATAAACTTCGGACGATGCTCTCTTTGTTAGGGATCACAATCGGTATATTCACGATTATTGCCGTTTTTTCGGGGGTAGATACGCTGCGCAATAAGTTACAGGAAAGTGTCGATAAATTAGGATCAAACACTCTTTTTGTCCAGAAATGGCCATGGGGTTTTGGTGGTGATTATCCATGGTGGAAATATATAAACAGGCCTGATCCAAGTATCAGAGACTATGAGGCTTTAAAAGAGCGGATGGGAAATGTGGACGGGATTTCTTTTGAGGCTTCTGCGAGCAACAGAACGATCAAGTACAGAAGCAGTTCTGTAAATGGGGTAACGTTAAATGCAGGAACTCAGGATTATGATAAAACCTGGACGCTTGATTTCCAGGAAGGAAGATATTTTACGGAGAGTGAGGGTAAGTCTGGTGCTCCGGTAACCATAATTGGTGCTGATGTGGCTTCGGGATTATTTAATGGTGAATCTGCTGTTGGTAAACAGATTAAGGTCATGGGACGCAGGTTGACGATTGTTGGGGTGTTCAAGAAGGAGGGAGAGGATATGATCGGGATGTCGCAGGATAAAAATGTATTGATCCCTTTGAATTTGGCAAGGGGATTATTTGATGTTCAGAATGGTAATTACGGGCCTCAGATTACAGTGAGAGGAAAAGCAAATATTCCGTTAGAAGAAGTTGAAAGTGAGCTTGAAGGGGCTATGAGGTCTATTCACAGGACTAAACCTGGTGCTGAAGAAGATTTTGCATTAAATAAAACGACCATGATTTCTAATCAGCTGGATATGATGTTTAAAATGGTCAGGATAGCGGGTTGGGTGATTGGTGGGTTTTCTATTTTAGTAGGGGGATTCGGTATTGCAAATATCATGTTCGTTTCTGTAAAGGAAAGGACAAATATTATTGGGATACAGAAGTCGCTGGGGGCAAAGAATTATTTTATTTTATTGCAGTTTATGTTTGAGGCGGTTGCGCTTTGTGTTTTAGGAGGGTTGCTGGGGTTGTTTCTGGTGTATAGTTTAACGCTGGTGTTTACGTATGTGGTGAAGGTTGAAGTGGTTTTATATATGAAAAACGTGATCATGGGGATTGGTATTTCCGTTGTTATAGGCATGATATCTGGTTTTTGGCCGGCTTTCTCGGCTTCAAGGTTGGATCCGGTAGAGGCTATACGTTCTTAA
- a CDS encoding MFS transporter — protein MQAVTITDTSLSKVHLTITKFVTFSFLGYFTIGLSLAVLPVFIHQQLGYSPMIAGIVISLQYVTTFLFRGYAGNIVDKKGPKPAVLIGMGGFAISGILLFAAYHFKDIPELSLGILVLTRFVTGFGEGLIGASPVNWAIIAVGDQHTGKAISFNGIASYGALAVGAPLGVILHNAYGIGSIGLLIIVVGITGFFYARTQQAMKGDQKEPRQPFLKVLKTVSPYGICLALGGLGFGTISTFITLYYASLNWAGAVLCLSVFSLLFIVGRLIFGRSIEKYGGMKTAIACLALESVGLFILSLATTPHLALIGAGIAGLGFSLIFPALGVEAVKLVPASNKGAALGGYGLFIDLSLGITGPLVGAVASHFGMLYIFPFSMTVVFIGFVLAVLIHYQQKKRIIS, from the coding sequence ATGCAAGCAGTTACAATCACGGACACATCTTTATCAAAAGTCCATTTAACAATCACAAAGTTCGTTACATTCTCTTTTCTCGGCTACTTCACTATAGGTCTGTCGCTGGCAGTACTACCAGTTTTCATTCACCAGCAATTAGGCTACAGTCCAATGATTGCAGGGATAGTAATCAGTCTGCAATACGTAACGACTTTCCTGTTCCGCGGATATGCCGGAAACATCGTTGACAAAAAAGGGCCAAAACCAGCAGTATTAATCGGTATGGGAGGATTTGCCATCAGTGGAATATTACTCTTTGCAGCCTATCATTTCAAAGACATCCCGGAACTAAGCCTAGGAATTCTGGTCTTAACACGTTTCGTAACCGGCTTTGGAGAAGGACTGATTGGAGCTAGTCCTGTAAACTGGGCAATAATTGCAGTCGGCGATCAGCATACCGGCAAAGCCATCTCCTTTAACGGCATCGCCAGTTATGGAGCGCTTGCTGTAGGAGCGCCCTTAGGCGTAATTTTACACAACGCCTATGGCATTGGTAGCATCGGCTTACTGATTATTGTAGTCGGAATAACCGGATTCTTTTATGCCAGAACTCAGCAAGCTATGAAAGGCGACCAGAAAGAACCCAGACAACCCTTTCTCAAAGTACTAAAAACAGTATCACCCTATGGAATCTGCCTGGCCTTAGGTGGCCTGGGCTTCGGTACAATTTCTACCTTCATTACACTTTACTATGCTTCCCTGAACTGGGCTGGCGCAGTCTTATGTCTGTCCGTTTTCAGTCTGCTATTTATAGTTGGCCGTCTTATCTTTGGCCGTTCTATCGAAAAATACGGAGGAATGAAAACAGCGATAGCTTGTCTGGCCCTTGAGTCAGTGGGTCTGTTTATCCTTTCTCTGGCTACAACCCCTCACCTCGCACTCATTGGAGCCGGAATTGCAGGACTTGGCTTTTCGCTGATCTTTCCAGCATTAGGCGTAGAAGCCGTTAAATTAGTTCCAGCCTCTAACAAAGGTGCCGCATTGGGAGGTTATGGTCTGTTCATAGATTTGTCTCTTGGAATTACAGGACCATTAGTCGGCGCAGTGGCCAGTCATTTTGGAATGCTGTACATCTTCCCCTTTAGCATGACAGTTGTATTTATTGGTTTCGTACTCGCTGTACTCATTCATTACCAGCAAAAGAAAAGAATAATCAGCTAA
- a CDS encoding ATP-dependent DNA ligase, whose translation MKRFAELIQQLETSNKTNDKIAALVSYFSTADERDKPYVIAMFTGKKPRRPVTTALIREWAIELSNIPAWLFAESYHSVGDLSETIALVLPPAQNITDRKLHEWIIDLALISNKDDAAKKEFILNAWNSLDTRERFIFNKLISGNFRIGVSNKMLVNALAKQSDTDSNKIMHSIMGKWMPAEITYQELINGAHVNTDNSWPYPFCLAYALDTTPENLGETTAWQAEWKWDGIRGQLVKRNGELFIWSRGEELVTDQFPELHFLVDELPDGTVIDGEILSVKDGNVQAFSILQQRLNRKTIHKSQLKDAPIGFYCYDVLEFQGQDIRTSPLSARRKILVEVIAALQIKDVAILSPVIDFDKWDQLAEIRKESRANNSEGIMLKKLDSLYHSGRKRGDWWKWKINPYTVDTVMIYAQKGSGRRANHFTDYTFAVRDGEQLITIAKAYSGLTDVEIKQVDSFVRKNAIEKFGPVRTVKPELVFEIAFEGIAESKRHKAGLALRFPRIARWRKDKNASEINTLDDLKQLLASTL comes from the coding sequence TTGAAAAGGTTCGCGGAATTGATACAGCAGCTGGAAACCAGCAATAAGACCAACGATAAGATCGCGGCCCTGGTTAGCTATTTTAGCACAGCCGATGAAAGGGACAAACCCTATGTGATCGCCATGTTTACCGGAAAAAAACCGCGCAGACCTGTCACAACAGCACTAATCAGAGAATGGGCTATAGAATTAAGCAACATTCCAGCCTGGCTGTTTGCAGAAAGCTATCACAGTGTGGGTGACTTGAGTGAAACAATTGCACTGGTACTCCCTCCTGCTCAAAACATTACAGACCGCAAACTGCATGAATGGATTATAGATCTTGCTTTGATCAGTAACAAGGATGATGCTGCAAAAAAAGAATTTATCCTGAACGCATGGAATAGCCTGGATACCCGGGAGCGTTTTATATTTAATAAGCTAATCTCCGGAAATTTCAGAATTGGGGTATCTAACAAGATGCTCGTGAATGCATTGGCCAAACAAAGTGATACTGACAGCAATAAAATCATGCATAGTATCATGGGCAAATGGATGCCCGCAGAAATCACTTATCAGGAACTCATCAATGGTGCACATGTAAACACTGATAATTCATGGCCATACCCGTTTTGTCTGGCTTATGCACTGGATACCACACCAGAAAACCTGGGTGAAACTACTGCGTGGCAGGCAGAGTGGAAATGGGACGGTATCCGTGGTCAGCTCGTAAAACGCAATGGCGAGTTGTTTATCTGGTCCAGAGGAGAGGAACTGGTGACTGATCAATTTCCGGAATTACATTTTCTAGTGGATGAACTGCCGGATGGAACCGTAATCGATGGAGAAATATTATCTGTTAAAGATGGAAATGTACAGGCTTTCAGTATTCTGCAACAACGTTTAAACAGAAAAACTATTCATAAATCACAACTAAAGGATGCGCCTATAGGCTTTTATTGCTATGACGTTCTGGAATTTCAAGGTCAGGATATCAGAACATCCCCCTTGTCGGCAAGAAGAAAAATTCTGGTGGAAGTTATTGCTGCACTCCAGATTAAAGATGTTGCAATTCTCTCCCCTGTTATTGATTTTGACAAATGGGATCAGTTAGCAGAGATCAGAAAAGAATCAAGAGCGAATAACAGTGAAGGTATTATGCTGAAAAAGCTGGATTCTCTTTACCACAGCGGCCGTAAGCGTGGTGACTGGTGGAAATGGAAAATCAATCCCTATACCGTTGATACCGTTATGATTTATGCACAAAAAGGAAGTGGCCGCCGGGCAAATCACTTTACCGATTATACTTTTGCAGTGAGAGATGGGGAGCAGTTAATTACAATTGCCAAAGCCTACTCTGGTTTAACCGATGTAGAAATTAAACAAGTAGATAGCTTTGTGAGGAAAAATGCGATAGAGAAGTTTGGCCCTGTAAGAACGGTGAAACCCGAACTGGTATTTGAAATTGCATTTGAAGGTATCGCTGAAAGCAAAAGGCATAAGGCAGGCCTGGCTTTGCGTTTCCCCCGTATCGCCCGCTGGCGAAAAGATAAAAATGCTTCAGAAATCAATACGCTGGACGATTTAAAACAATTGTTAGCTTCAACGTTATAA
- a CDS encoding pyridoxal phosphate-dependent aminotransferase, whose product MTFLSKRINNLSESQTIKMAKLGRELTAKGIDVINLSFGEPDFFTPEHVKEAAKKAIDENYSYYTPVSGYPELRKAIVEKLKNENGLTYTFDQIVVSTGAKQSLANAVMCLVNPGEEVIVPTPYWVSYSEMIKLAEGETVFINATVENDFKITADQLEAAITPNTKLFMFSSPCNPTGSVYSHEELASLAAVFEKHPNIYIISDEIYEHINFVDKHASIASFDAIKDRVIIINGFSKAYAMTGWRVGYMASNTEIANACDKLQGQITSGTSSISQRAALAAYQSSLDSVVEMKNEFRKRRDLVYGLLKEVPGVKVNLPDGAFYFFPEVKEYFGKSFDGKVITNAEDLCLYLLNEAHVSTVTGEAFGNEDCIRISYAAAEEQLIKAVSRIKEALAKLS is encoded by the coding sequence ATGACATTTTTATCGAAAAGAATCAATAACCTATCAGAATCACAGACCATTAAAATGGCAAAGCTGGGGAGAGAACTCACCGCTAAAGGAATTGATGTAATTAATTTAAGCTTCGGAGAGCCTGACTTTTTTACACCAGAACATGTTAAGGAGGCCGCTAAAAAGGCAATCGATGAGAACTATTCTTATTATACTCCTGTATCCGGTTACCCTGAACTGCGGAAGGCAATTGTTGAAAAGCTGAAGAATGAAAATGGATTAACTTATACTTTTGATCAGATTGTAGTATCAACTGGTGCAAAACAATCCTTAGCTAATGCAGTAATGTGTTTGGTTAACCCGGGAGAAGAAGTAATTGTACCTACCCCTTACTGGGTTTCCTACTCTGAAATGATCAAATTGGCAGAAGGTGAAACTGTTTTCATCAATGCAACAGTAGAGAATGATTTCAAAATCACTGCAGATCAGCTTGAAGCCGCTATTACCCCAAATACAAAACTTTTTATGTTTTCTTCCCCATGTAACCCAACAGGATCGGTTTACAGCCATGAAGAATTAGCCAGCCTTGCAGCTGTATTTGAAAAACACCCGAATATCTATATCATCTCTGATGAGATTTACGAACATATCAACTTTGTAGACAAACATGCTTCGATTGCTTCTTTTGATGCAATCAAAGACCGTGTTATCATTATCAATGGTTTCTCAAAAGCCTATGCAATGACAGGCTGGAGAGTAGGTTACATGGCTTCTAATACTGAAATCGCAAATGCTTGTGATAAATTACAAGGTCAGATTACTTCAGGAACTTCATCAATTTCACAACGTGCAGCACTTGCAGCTTATCAAAGTAGCCTGGACAGTGTAGTTGAAATGAAAAATGAGTTCAGAAAACGCAGAGACCTGGTTTATGGACTATTGAAAGAAGTTCCGGGTGTTAAGGTAAACCTTCCGGACGGCGCTTTCTATTTCTTCCCTGAAGTGAAAGAATATTTTGGAAAAAGTTTTGATGGTAAAGTGATTACCAATGCTGAAGACCTGTGTCTTTATTTATTAAACGAAGCGCATGTATCAACTGTTACAGGTGAGGCTTTCGGAAACGAAGACTGTATCCGTATTTCTTATGCAGCAGCAGAAGAGCAATTGATAAAAGCAGTATCAAGAATCAAAGAAGCGTTAGCTAAATTGAGTTAG
- the pdeM gene encoding ligase-associated DNA damage response endonuclease PdeM, with translation MIINIKGEELVLSQQRAIYWTSKKMLIISDLHLGKGAHFRKAGIQIPVTLNTADLNKLTALITEFSPDCLLITGDMFHHQMNSEAELFRQWRLQYPLLKIILIKGNHDRLKPEDYSGLGIETYQKELLAAPFRFIHDQPELTDEYYNITGHIHPGVTIYGKARQLMRLPCFYFGKNCAILPAFSVFTGLSKVKAEKGDLFYAITPERVILIDQVK, from the coding sequence ATGATCATTAATATTAAAGGAGAAGAGCTGGTATTGAGCCAGCAAAGAGCAATTTACTGGACAAGCAAAAAGATGCTGATTATTAGTGACCTGCACCTGGGCAAAGGAGCCCATTTCAGAAAAGCGGGTATCCAGATTCCAGTCACGTTAAATACAGCAGACCTGAATAAACTAACAGCGCTGATTACCGAATTTTCGCCTGATTGTTTACTGATTACCGGCGATATGTTTCATCATCAGATGAATAGTGAAGCAGAGCTTTTCCGCCAGTGGAGATTGCAATATCCGCTGTTGAAAATTATCCTGATCAAAGGAAACCATGACCGGTTAAAACCAGAAGATTATTCAGGCTTAGGCATTGAAACCTATCAAAAAGAATTATTAGCTGCACCTTTCAGATTTATACATGATCAGCCTGAGCTAACCGATGAGTATTACAATATTACAGGACATATCCATCCGGGGGTAACGATCTATGGAAAAGCACGTCAGCTGATGAGGTTGCCTTGTTTCTATTTCGGAAAGAATTGTGCAATCTTGCCTGCTTTCAGTGTCTTTACGGGTCTAAGTAAAGTTAAGGCTGAAAAGGGCGATTTATTTTATGCGATTACCCCAGAAAGGGTAATCCTGATTGATCAGGTAAAGTAA
- a CDS encoding ligase-associated DNA damage response DEXH box helicase, translated as MILEKSTGYKKVIKWLKGKKKKPFKFQTDAWQYYAEGYSGLVNAPTGFGKTFSLFLAVVIDELNTQLPVKASAVKAGAVKVSALKKRKKSTGLKLIWITPLRSLAKDLARAMREVCLELEIDWQVGVRNGDTPQNEKLKQKKQMPEVLIITPESMHLLLAQKNSLSYFEDLQCIVADEWHELLGSKRGVMAELAISRIKGLVKEKHPERLLRVWGISATIGNMEEALDVLVPDQDILKTTVVADIEKKIQIKSILPDHIDMLPWAGHLGHKLAHKLLPIIEKSKTTLIFCNTRGQAELWYQNLLKLDENLAGQIAIHHGSIDYELRNWIEEAIHTGILKAVISTSSLDLGVDFKPVDTVVQIGSPKGVARFLQRAGRSGHSPFETSKIYFLPTHALELVEAAAIKEAARTQNIESRQPVVMAFDTLIQYMVTLAVGDGFDEQKLYKEVKNTFAFRELELSEWNWMMQFITTGGDSLTAYTEFSKVEKEDGLWKVKSRQLAMRHRLHIGTIVSDAMIKVKYLTGGYVGMLEESFMAKMKPGNSFTLAGRVLEFVMVKEMTVLVRKSKLKSAITPSWMGGRMSLTANLGAILRKKYNETLDKTHQDEELDIILPLFERQAKVSHVPKDDEFLIELIKTRDGYHFFAYPFEGRQVHEIMAALIAYRLGKVKPISFSIAMNDYGFELLSEQPIPLDEENIKLLFSPVNLGEDIVASINATEMARRKFRDIACISGLVFQGYPGKYVANKYLQSSSSLFFNVFSDYDKHNLLLRQAYDEAFYQQIEEPRLAAALHRIQASKVIIIKAESYTPLCFPIKVDSLRENMSTEELGERIARMTAEADKKQTIRR; from the coding sequence ATGATACTGGAAAAGAGTACGGGTTATAAAAAAGTGATCAAATGGTTAAAAGGCAAGAAAAAAAAGCCCTTTAAATTCCAGACTGATGCCTGGCAATATTACGCGGAAGGTTACAGTGGTCTTGTGAATGCACCTACCGGTTTTGGAAAGACATTCTCACTATTTCTGGCTGTCGTGATCGATGAATTGAATACACAGTTACCTGTTAAAGCCAGCGCAGTAAAAGCGGGTGCGGTAAAAGTCAGCGCATTAAAAAAAAGAAAAAAGAGCACCGGACTAAAACTTATCTGGATTACCCCATTGCGTTCTTTAGCTAAAGATCTGGCAAGAGCCATGCGCGAAGTTTGTCTGGAACTGGAAATCGACTGGCAAGTAGGTGTGCGTAATGGTGATACTCCTCAAAATGAAAAGCTGAAGCAGAAAAAACAGATGCCAGAAGTTTTAATTATTACGCCTGAAAGCATGCACCTGTTACTTGCGCAGAAAAACAGTTTGAGTTATTTCGAAGATTTACAATGCATAGTTGCAGATGAATGGCATGAATTATTAGGAAGCAAGCGCGGGGTAATGGCAGAACTTGCCATCTCCAGAATTAAAGGTTTGGTCAAAGAGAAACATCCCGAAAGGCTATTGAGAGTCTGGGGCATCTCGGCGACGATAGGAAATATGGAAGAGGCGCTGGATGTATTGGTTCCTGACCAGGATATTTTAAAAACAACTGTCGTTGCTGATATAGAGAAAAAGATACAGATTAAGTCGATCCTGCCCGATCATATTGACATGTTGCCTTGGGCAGGTCATCTCGGCCATAAACTTGCGCATAAATTATTGCCCATTATTGAAAAGAGTAAAACCACTTTAATTTTCTGCAATACCCGCGGACAAGCTGAGCTCTGGTATCAGAACCTGCTGAAACTTGATGAAAACCTGGCAGGGCAAATCGCTATTCATCATGGATCAATAGATTATGAATTGCGCAACTGGATTGAAGAAGCGATTCATACCGGAATACTGAAAGCAGTAATCAGCACTTCTTCTCTTGATCTGGGTGTAGATTTTAAACCTGTAGATACGGTAGTTCAAATTGGTTCTCCTAAGGGGGTTGCGCGGTTTCTTCAACGTGCCGGACGCAGCGGCCACTCTCCTTTTGAGACTTCTAAAATTTACTTTTTACCTACCCACGCACTGGAACTGGTCGAAGCTGCAGCAATTAAAGAGGCAGCGAGAACGCAGAACATTGAAAGCCGGCAACCTGTAGTCATGGCTTTTGACACATTGATTCAATATATGGTGACGCTGGCTGTCGGTGACGGATTTGATGAGCAGAAATTATATAAAGAAGTAAAAAACACCTTCGCTTTCAGAGAGCTGGAACTTTCAGAATGGAACTGGATGATGCAGTTTATCACTACTGGCGGCGATAGTTTAACCGCTTATACTGAATTCAGTAAAGTAGAAAAAGAAGATGGCTTATGGAAAGTTAAAAGCAGACAGTTAGCTATGCGGCATCGTTTACATATCGGAACCATTGTCAGTGATGCGATGATCAAAGTTAAATATCTGACCGGCGGATATGTAGGGATGCTTGAAGAATCATTTATGGCAAAAATGAAACCTGGTAATAGTTTCACCTTAGCAGGCAGGGTGCTCGAATTTGTGATGGTCAAAGAAATGACTGTCCTGGTGCGTAAAAGTAAACTCAAAAGTGCTATTACACCAAGCTGGATGGGTGGAAGAATGTCTTTAACTGCTAATCTTGGTGCAATTTTAAGAAAAAAGTATAATGAGACACTGGATAAAACACATCAGGACGAAGAGCTTGATATTATTCTTCCGCTATTTGAACGGCAGGCAAAGGTTTCACATGTTCCCAAGGATGATGAGTTCCTGATTGAACTGATTAAAACCAGGGATGGCTATCATTTTTTCGCTTACCCTTTCGAAGGAAGACAAGTGCATGAAATCATGGCAGCACTGATAGCTTACCGGCTGGGTAAAGTAAAACCTATAAGTTTTTCTATTGCGATGAACGATTACGGCTTTGAGCTGCTTAGTGAACAACCTATTCCTTTAGATGAGGAAAACATCAAGTTGCTCTTCAGCCCGGTTAATTTAGGGGAAGATATTGTAGCGAGTATCAATGCGACAGAAATGGCCAGGCGGAAATTCAGGGACATTGCCTGTATTTCTGGTTTGGTCTTTCAGGGTTATCCTGGTAAATATGTTGCGAACAAATATTTACAATCTTCTTCTTCTTTATTTTTCAATGTCTTTAGTGATTATGATAAACATAACTTATTATTGCGTCAGGCCTATGATGAAGCATTTTATCAGCAGATTGAAGAACCAAGGCTGGCCGCAGCGCTGCACAGAATACAAGCCAGCAAAGTAATTATTATCAAAGCTGAAAGTTATACACCTTTGTGCTTTCCGATAAAAGTAGATAGTTTGAGAGAGAATATGAGTACCGAGGAATTGGGAGAACGGATAGCAAGAATGACTGCTGAAGCAGATAAAAAGCAGACCATACGCAGATAA
- a CDS encoding cation diffusion facilitator family transporter, which translates to MQPKKKAILVSLCISVVLMLAKFGAYFITHSNAILTDAAESIVNVLASSFAFYSIYLATLPKDENHPYGHGKVEFFSAFVEGVLIAVAGLIIIFKSSYDLIVPREIHQLLDGAIIIGITGVINLLVGYYLINTGKKHRSLTLEADGKHLLTDAVTSGGLVMGILLIKVTEIYWLDSVISILLGFYIVYSGYKLTRKSVGGLMDESNVELVETIVGILQNNRHNSWIDVHNLRAQQYGSDLHIDCHLTLPYYYDLNQVHTEISSIDHLINGNADRSTELFIHADPCLPECCNYCKLKDCPARQEAFAGEIGWNVENATKNKKHFSQ; encoded by the coding sequence TTGCAGCCCAAAAAGAAAGCAATACTCGTTTCACTCTGCATTAGCGTTGTCCTGATGCTGGCCAAATTCGGTGCATACTTTATTACACATTCCAATGCAATTTTAACAGACGCCGCCGAAAGTATTGTCAATGTATTAGCCAGTAGTTTCGCTTTTTACAGTATCTACCTCGCTACTTTGCCAAAAGATGAAAATCATCCTTATGGTCATGGTAAAGTAGAGTTCTTTTCTGCTTTCGTAGAAGGCGTACTGATCGCGGTCGCAGGATTAATTATCATTTTTAAATCCAGCTATGATCTTATAGTTCCAAGAGAAATTCATCAGTTGCTCGACGGAGCAATCATTATCGGAATTACCGGGGTGATTAATCTGCTGGTTGGTTATTATCTGATCAATACGGGTAAAAAACACCGTTCGCTTACTTTGGAGGCTGATGGTAAACACCTGCTGACGGATGCAGTAACCAGTGGTGGTTTGGTTATGGGTATACTTTTAATCAAAGTCACTGAAATTTACTGGTTAGATAGTGTAATTTCTATTCTGCTTGGTTTCTATATTGTATATAGTGGGTACAAGCTAACCAGAAAATCTGTAGGTGGGTTAATGGACGAAAGTAATGTGGAACTTGTTGAAACCATCGTAGGCATCTTGCAAAATAACAGGCATAATTCCTGGATTGATGTTCACAATTTAAGAGCTCAACAGTATGGTTCAGATCTTCACATTGATTGTCATTTAACACTTCCTTATTACTATGACTTGAATCAGGTACATACTGAAATTTCATCAATTGATCATTTAATTAACGGAAATGCCGACAGGAGTACCGAACTGTTTATACATGCCGATCCTTGTTTACCAGAATGTTGTAATTATTGCAAGCTAAAAGATTGCCCGGCCAGACAGGAAGCGTTTGCCGGAGAAATTGGCTGGAACGTAGAGAATGCGACAAAAAATAAAAAACATTTTAGCCAATAG
- a CDS encoding NUDIX domain-containing protein, whose translation MSYFNVRVYGLLINADNQLLVSDEQSGGRSFSKFPGGGLEYGEGLIDALKREFMEECNAEIEVLSHFYTTDFYEKSSFNDSQIISIYYLVREVDTLTMKFKTEALDFDPETLQSFRWIDLNELKESDVTFKTDQTVVNMLLSLIAESAD comes from the coding sequence ATGAGTTATTTTAATGTAAGAGTTTACGGTCTGTTAATCAATGCAGATAATCAGTTATTGGTTAGCGACGAACAATCAGGAGGACGAAGCTTCAGCAAGTTTCCAGGTGGTGGATTAGAATACGGTGAAGGCCTTATTGATGCACTAAAACGTGAATTCATGGAAGAGTGTAATGCTGAAATAGAAGTCTTAAGCCATTTCTATACCACAGATTTTTACGAGAAGTCTTCTTTCAATGATAGCCAGATCATCAGTATCTATTACCTGGTCAGAGAAGTAGATACTTTAACCATGAAGTTCAAAACAGAAGCTCTTGATTTTGATCCTGAAACTCTGCAATCATTCCGCTGGATTGATTTGAATGAGCTGAAAGAAAGTGATGTGACTTTTAAAACTGATCAAACGGTTGTTAATATGTTACTTTCATTAATCGCTGAGTCTGCAGATTAA